A region of the candidate division WOR-3 bacterium genome:
CGGAGTGTACGCGACTGGCAAGAGAGTTGAAGTTGTATGGCGCGGGTCAGGACATACTCAAGGATGCCTTTTCTGGGAACGTAAAGGGCATGGGGCCGGGGGTGGCCGAGATGACGTTTGAGGAGCGCAAGTCTGAACCGATCATTGTGTTCTGCGGGGATAAGTGTGCACCCGGCGCATGGAACCTACCGTTGTTTCGGATGTTTGCAGACCCATTTAGTACCATCGGGCTGGTGATTGACCCTTCGATGCACGACGGTTTCAAGTTCGAGGTTCACGACCTGCACTCAGACCACGACATGGTCCTTTCTTGCCCTGAGCAGATGTACGACCTGCTTGTGCTTATCGGTTCGCCTGAGAACTACGTCATCAAGAATGTCTACAAGAAGTCTGGTGAGATTGCCGCGACCAGTTCGACCCAGAAGCTTGCGTTCATCGCGGGCAAGTACGTTGGCAAGGATGACCCGGTGATGATTGTGCGGGCCCAGTCCGGTCTGCCTGCGGTCGGCGAGGTGCTGGAACCGTTCGCTTTCCCGCACCTTGTTTCGGGCTGGATGCGTGGGTCGCATTATGGGCCATTGATGCCGGTGGCGCAATGCAAGGCGACCCCGTCGCGTTTTGATGGGCCGCCTCGGGTGATTGCGCTTGGATTCCAGGTGAACAATGGCAGGCTCGTCGGGCCGCGAGACATGTTCGATGACCCGTCGTTTGACCGGGCGCGCGAAGAAGCGAATCGGGCCGCAGACTACATGCGTCGGCACGGGCCATTCGAGCCGCACCGGCTGGGCCTGAGGGACATGGAATACACCACCCTCCCTGAGGTGCTGGCTAGACTCGTGGGTAAGAAGAAGAGGTAGTAGTAGCGGAATCGAAGCCGACTACAGATACGGAGAAACAGGCAGATGACATACGCAGAGCGTCAGGCGTTCGGTGACGTTGAGGCCGCGGCCCGGCTCGACGAGGCAAGGAAGCGGATCGAGTCCGAGGTTGAGAAAGTCATTGTCGGCCAGAAGGCTGTCGTCGAGCAGGTGCTCATCTGTCTCTTGGCTCACGGGCACGGGCTCTTGATCGGCGTGCCTGGGCTGGCCAAGACCTTGCTTGTCAATACGCTTGCGCGGGTCCTTGACCTTACATTCAGGCGAGTGCAGTTCACTCCTGACCTGATGCCATCGGATATCACCGGTACCGAGATTATCGAGGAAGACCAGACAACCGGCAGGCGCTCTTTCCGTTTCGTTCCTGGCCCAGTCTTTGCCAACGTAGTCCTGGCCGACGAAATCAACCGCACTCCACCCAAGACCCAAGCTGCGCTGCTTCAGGCGATGCAGGAGTACAAGGTCACGGTCGCTGGCTCGACGTATGAGCTGCCTTCACCGTTCTTTGTGCTGGCAACCCAGAATCCGATTGAACTCGAAGGCACGTATCCGTTACCCGAGGCACAACTGGACCGATTCATGTTCTCGATTTACGTGGACTATCCGAACTTGGCAGAGGAGCGAGAGATTGTCAAGAGCACAACCTCTGCGTATATGCCCGACTTGACAAGGGTGCTCACTGCCAAGGAGATAGTCGACCTCCAAGCATTGGTGAGGCGGGTGCCGGTCGCGGATGACGTGATTGACTACGCGGTCCGGCTTGCCTCGAGTACGAGGCCAGGGTTTCAGGGTAGTCCCGGGTTTGTCCGCGAATGGGTAAGCTGGGGTGCGGGCCCGCGCGCTTCGCAGTACATGATTCTCGGCGCCAAGACTCGAGCGCTGTTATCCGGGCGGTACACACCGACCCGGGATGATGTGCGCGCAGTCGCCCAGCCAGTGCTTCGGCACCGGATTGTCGCCAATTTCTCGGCTGAAGCAGAGGGTGTGAAAGCCGCCGACATCATCGAGAGGCTGTTAGCTGAGCAGTGAGTTGTTCCGTTGACCGACTGCCGGGTCGCAACTACGTAACCTAGGTTAGCAGTACGGTCATTCGGAGATTGGAGGTTGCGATGAGAAAGTTCAGGCCCTGGCTGATTTCGATTCCCGGACTGAGACAGGGTGAGAACCGGCTCAAGTTCGACTTGGATATAGAAGAGCTTGGCGGGACAAGTCGAGAAGTCGCGGAGAATCCGTCGTTCGAGGAACTGCTAGGGCCGGTGCATGTTGACCTTGCAATCGTGCGGACAGGCCAGAAACTGCTCGTCAACGGCCGCGCGATTTTTGAGGTCAGACTTTCCTGCGCACTGTGCGGCCAGCGGTTCCAAGAGAGGTTTTCGGAGGAATTGGTAACGGAGTATGTGAATGAAGAGGAAACGGCGGTCGGAGAGAGAGAGTTGGATTGGGAGGAGCTCGGCCAAGAAATGGTTCACGGTAACTTGCTGAATCTCATCGGTGTTGTACGCGACGCGATTCATCTTGCGATTCCCATCGCGCCTAGGTGTCGGCCGGATTGCAGGGGGCTATGCCCGGTCTGCGGTGCAGATCTGAACGAAGCCCGTTGCGCCTGCAAACTCCTGGAATCCGAGTAGCCGCGTCGTTCCGCGGCTCAGTTCGACCATCTGGGGCGTTGCGGTTCTCGAGCGAGTGACATTTTCACCAAGGGTAAGCGGGGGCGAAGGCCGCCCCCGCTTAGACTGAAGTATGCCTACTAGTGCTCGACCAGGAGTTTCTGCGTTGCCAAGTACTTGTCCGCATCCAGTCGCACGAGATAGACGCCAGCGGCTAGACCGCGTAGGTCTAGGATCATCGTGGTCTGACGGCTGCCAATCGTGGACTGACGCAGTACCGAACGGCCCGCCACGTCGAACACCGTGAGAGTAGCCGGCAGGGTTGCCGGCAGGCTGAAGTGCACGAGCGCAAAGCCGCTGGCAACCGGGTTCGGTACCAGGGTCAGGGATAGTCGCTCAGCATTCACCAGTCCGGCCACTGCTCCCTGGCTCTCGTACGGCGCTTCACCGAAGCTCGAGGCAAGCGCGTACCGCCAGAGCTCGCGTGACTTGTTGCCTTTGAGTGCGAAGAACGCACCATAGCCGTCCGCGGCAATGTCGCCGCCGGACTTCACACGCTTCTTCTTCGGAGACGTGCCATTACCCGGAACAGTCTCGAGCTGGACCCAGTTGTCATCGGCAGGAGAGTACTTGTAGAAGCCCTGGGTGTTCCCGCCCTTGAGCGCGTAGATGTTGCCTGCGTACCACACGCCCGCAGCGCCGTCGCCGGACTTTTTCTTCTTGTTCTCCCGTCCGCCTTCCAGGCACAGTACCGGCATGCCGCGCTTGGGGGTCTTGGACCAGGAGTCGCCCTTGATGTCGTAGCGGAACATGTAGTGGTGCGGGTCAGCCGTGTTAGTCTTGTCGTAGTACTTCGCCTGATGGGCGTAGATGTAGTTGGCGCCGTCGTACACAAGGAATGACCCCTTGTCGTACTTGCCCGAGCCACTGACGTCCGGTGCGTTGTCGAGCGTGTACCACTTGTTCTCGGCCACGCTGTATCGGTAGAACTCGGTCTTGTACCCCTTGAGCAGGTACACGTAGTCCGAGTCACCGTTATCCACGTAGGCGAGGTCGGTGCCGCCCTTCACCTTTTTGTTCTGGTCGCCGGGCAGTACCTCAGACATGGCTTCCCACTTGTTCAAGGTGGCGTCATACCGCCAGAACCCGAGGGTGTTGTTGCCCTTAGTCATGTAGATGTACCGGTCGCCGTCCGATACGCCGACACAGCCCTTGGAGGGCAGCTTTATCCGTCCGCCCTCGTCGCCCGGTATCTCCTCCTTGTCATACCAGGTACCGGAGTCGCCGGACGGGACATACATATAGAAGTCGCTTGTCTTGTTGCCCTTGGCAACGTAGAACACCGGGCCGGCATCCGTATTACCTTTGAGTGCCGTGAGCCACGCGCCATCTTTTGCGTCCTTGTCGGATGGTTTGGCAGGCATTGGCTTGACTTCCTTCCAGCCGGCACTGTAGCTTGGGACCCGGCTAATCACACACCTGATGCCGAAGTCCTCGATGTCACTCAGTTCGTACGTGCCGGGCGGAGATTCGTACCACTGAGACCAACTTGGGCCGTCGCGCGTGTCGTCACAGGACAAGCCGGCGCAGTTCGGATAGTCGCCGACCTGGGTGTACTTGACGTAGAACCTCCCTCCGTTGACGACAATCGGTTCCGGCAGAGTATACTCGTGCCATGCTCCGCGGGTCCCAGTCAGCACACCGGAAGCGTGCAGTACCGTGCCCGGCCCGCCATCCGCGCCGTCGTCATCCTGTATGGCTACGCGGTACTTGTTGTCGCCAGGGTCGGGCCAAGTGTTCGGGTACAATGCGACCTTGGTCTTCAGGATTGCGACCTTGCCCCAGTAGTCCGGGAATGCGTTCAGGAAGCCATTGCCGCCGTTGTAGAAGGCCCAGGCGTTGGCCGGGTTGGCCGGGTCG
Encoded here:
- the fbp gene encoding fructose-1,6-bisphosphate aldolase/phosphatase; translation: MARRKISVGQQTTVSVIKADIGGYVGHSASHPEIVKRAQELLVQGRYDGVIADFHVTSVGDDLDLVMTHHRGNDSREIHKLAWDVFTECTRLARELKLYGAGQDILKDAFSGNVKGMGPGVAEMTFEERKSEPIIVFCGDKCAPGAWNLPLFRMFADPFSTIGLVIDPSMHDGFKFEVHDLHSDHDMVLSCPEQMYDLLVLIGSPENYVIKNVYKKSGEIAATSSTQKLAFIAGKYVGKDDPVMIVRAQSGLPAVGEVLEPFAFPHLVSGWMRGSHYGPLMPVAQCKATPSRFDGPPRVIALGFQVNNGRLVGPRDMFDDPSFDRAREEANRAADYMRRHGPFEPHRLGLRDMEYTTLPEVLARLVGKKKR
- a CDS encoding MoxR family ATPase; its protein translation is MTYAERQAFGDVEAAARLDEARKRIESEVEKVIVGQKAVVEQVLICLLAHGHGLLIGVPGLAKTLLVNTLARVLDLTFRRVQFTPDLMPSDITGTEIIEEDQTTGRRSFRFVPGPVFANVVLADEINRTPPKTQAALLQAMQEYKVTVAGSTYELPSPFFVLATQNPIELEGTYPLPEAQLDRFMFSIYVDYPNLAEEREIVKSTTSAYMPDLTRVLTAKEIVDLQALVRRVPVADDVIDYAVRLASSTRPGFQGSPGFVREWVSWGAGPRASQYMILGAKTRALLSGRYTPTRDDVRAVAQPVLRHRIVANFSAEAEGVKAADIIERLLAEQ
- a CDS encoding DUF177 domain-containing protein, whose amino-acid sequence is MRKFRPWLISIPGLRQGENRLKFDLDIEELGGTSREVAENPSFEELLGPVHVDLAIVRTGQKLLVNGRAIFEVRLSCALCGQRFQERFSEELVTEYVNEEETAVGERELDWEELGQEMVHGNLLNLIGVVRDAIHLAIPIAPRCRPDCRGLCPVCGADLNEARCACKLLESE
- a CDS encoding T9SS type A sorting domain-containing protein — encoded protein: MHRLIAVLLVLTVGVGIAVSAPKVVSVSAALSAAHTLTPTPLPADALKSPLSPPTDEWLYYDSGTPAYYYPIGSDFWTGVGFDPGVQVTLDEVWAGVYNYTDVNMYLKFSVYDDNGGEPGTEVWSSLDWIEVEPGAWAVTEPTDGIICTGKFYIFIKGQGPWPELGQLLDDDGCQAPAGTQWAYEEGVGFFEVEWNPYPCDIMIRANVTLYDNDLGVTAIERPVYFGEMPMTFKPKAEIKNFGNLAQNNFDVQCQIVTATDAEVYNQTVKVTTELPGGEVRSVEFPDWVNPPVGNYTVTFTTLLDGDQNPVNDAKSNDFPVADELEARWDDIADPANPANAWAFYNGGNGFLNAFPDYWGKVAILKTKVALYPNTWPDPGDNKYRVAIQDDDGADGGPGTVLHASGVLTGTRGAWHEYTLPEPIVVNGGRFYVKYTQVGDYPNCAGLSCDDTRDGPSWSQWYESPPGTYELSDIEDFGIRCVISRVPSYSAGWKEVKPMPAKPSDKDAKDGAWLTALKGNTDAGPVFYVAKGNKTSDFYMYVPSGDSGTWYDKEEIPGDEGGRIKLPSKGCVGVSDGDRYIYMTKGNNTLGFWRYDATLNKWEAMSEVLPGDQNKKVKGGTDLAYVDNGDSDYVYLLKGYKTEFYRYSVAENKWYTLDNAPDVSGSGKYDKGSFLVYDGANYIYAHQAKYYDKTNTADPHHYMFRYDIKGDSWSKTPKRGMPVLCLEGGRENKKKKSGDGAAGVWYAGNIYALKGGNTQGFYKYSPADDNWVQLETVPGNGTSPKKKRVKSGGDIAADGYGAFFALKGNKSRELWRYALASSFGEAPYESQGAVAGLVNAERLSLTLVPNPVASGFALVHFSLPATLPATLTVFDVAGRSVLRQSTIGSRQTTMILDLRGLAAGVYLVRLDADKYLATQKLLVEH